A window of the Helianthus annuus cultivar XRQ/B chromosome 4, HanXRQr2.0-SUNRISE, whole genome shotgun sequence genome harbors these coding sequences:
- the LOC118491531 gene encoding putative uncharacterized protein DDB_G0286901, with amino-acid sequence MWIPFPIPKHVGIGIIGIGIGMGSGWDRRLRCFRFVVGAFPAVAFFVHFIYNNNNNNNNNNNNNNNNNNNNNNNNNNNNNNNNNNNNNNNNNNNNNNNNNNNNNNNNNNNNNNNNNNNNNNNNNNNNNNNNNNNNNNNNNNNNNNNNNNNNNNNNNNNNNNNNNNNNNNNNNNNNNNNNNNNNNNNNNNNNNNNNNNNNNNNNNNNNNNNNNNNNNNNNNNNNNNNNNNNNNNNNNNNNNNNNNNNNNNNNNNN; translated from the exons ATGTGGATACCGTTTccgataccgaaacatgtcggGATCGGGATTATCGGTATCGGGATCGGGATGGGATCGGGATGGGATCG GCGTCTCCGATGCTTCCGTTTCGTTGTTGGTGCGTTTCCTGcagtcgcgtttttcgttcac TTTatctacaacaacaacaacaacaacaacaacaacaacaacaacaacaacaacaacaacaacaacaacaacaacaacaacaacaacaacaacaacaacaacaacaacaacaacaacaacaacaacaacaacaacaacaacaacaacaacaacaacaacaacaacaacaacaacaacaacaacaacaacaacaacaacaacaacaacaacaacaacaacaacaacaacaacaacaacaacaacaacaacaacaacaacaacaacaacaacaacaacaacaacaacaacaacaacaacaacaacaacaacaacaacaacaacaacaacaacaacaacaacaacaacaacaacaacaacaacaacaacaacaacaacaacaacaacaacaacaacaacaacaacaacaacaacaacaacaacaacaacaacaacaacaacaacaacaacaacaacaacaacaacaacaacaacaacaacaacaacaacaacaacaacaacaacaacaacaacaacaacaacaacaacaacaacaacaacaacaacaacaacaacaacaacaacaacaacaacaacaacaacaacaacaacaacaacaacaacaacaacaacaacaacaac